In the genome of Streptomyces sp. Q6, the window CAACAAGATCGGCAACGTCCTGCACGTGGTGCGCGACGGCCTGGAAGCGCTCGACTTCCTCTACCGGCGCGGTGCGCACGCCGACGCGCCGCAGCCCGACCTGATCCTGCTGGACCTCAACCTGCCCAAGTACGACGGCCGACAGGTGCTGGAGCAGATCAAGTCCGACCCGGACCTGCATCACATCCCCGTGGTGGTGCTGACCACGTCCTCGGCCGAGGAGGACATCCTGCGCAGCTACAAGCTCCACGCCAACGCGTACGTGACCAAGCCCGTGGACCTGGACCAGTTCATCCGGGCCATCCGCCAGATCGACGACTTCTTCGTCACTGTCGTCAAGCTGCCCAAGCGTTGACCCGCCCGTGCTCCGCGAGGACCTCGCGGAGCACGCGGGCGGTCGCCGTGTCGCGGGTGAACACCTGGTCGACACCGAGGGGGTCGAGGAGCCGGCGGACCGGCCGGGACGCTGCCGAGATGTGCGGGCGTTCCGTGAGCGTGAGCCGCCTCCGCGCCGTCGCCGCGTACCGCCGAGCGAGCCCCGCCGACGGCGACGAACTCGATGTCCACGCTGACTGGTCCAGCCGCGATGCCGCCGAAGCGGCAGAGGCGCGCTACGCCAGGGTGCAGACGATCGAGGTCATGATGAGCGCGGTCGCCACGCAGATCATGATCTTCCGAAAGTGCGGCACGCCGTCCCTGGGCGAGGGCGCGTCGAGCATGCACGAGCACAGGGCCGTCGCAGCGCCGGGCGCGGGGTGGGGCGTGTCGACGCCGTAGGTGTCGGCCAGCCGGGCGAGCGCCGAGGACGGCGCGTGGTGAGTCTCCATGGCGGTTGCAACGGGGTGTCCCGGTAGTCGGCTACGGCTTGGTCAGCCGCGCCGGTGTGAGGTCCACACGTACGGTCGAGGTCTGCGCCCCAGCGTGTTTGTGACTCAAAGGACGGGGCATTCGGCCGGGCTGGTCGGCCGATGGGCGGTGAGCGTCCGGCCCAAGCCGATCCCCCTTTCGCCGGCTTCGGGTGCCGCGGTGCACGTGAGGCGTGTCGATGCGGGTACACAGCCCCCCTGGTCGGCACCCAGCCACCGGGAGTCGCGAGTACGGAGGAAGTCTGTGGACGGCATCGTGCTGCTCAAGGAAGACCACAAGACAGTGGAGAAGCTGTTCAAGCGGTTCGAGAAGGCAGGGGACAAGGCGCACGCCGAGAAGCGGCGGATCGCCGACCAGGTGATCCAGGAGCTCACGACGCACACCTTCATCGAGGAGGAGATCTTCTATCCGGCCTCGCGGGAGGCCGCACCCGACACGAAGGACCACATCCTCGAAAGCGTCGAGGAACACCACGTCGTCCTGTGGATGCTCTCCGAGTTGAAG includes:
- a CDS encoding hemerythrin domain-containing protein, which codes for MDGIVLLKEDHKTVEKLFKRFEKAGDKAHAEKRRIADQVIQELTTHTFIEEEIFYPASREAAPDTKDHILESVEEHHVVLWMLSELKDLDPADERFDAKMTVLIENVRHHVEEEEKEWFPQVRKAMGRNRLKELGDQMDAAKKKSPDDPLSVPSADS
- a CDS encoding response regulator, producing MTTPPPQPVEVLLVEDDAGDELMTREAFEDNKIGNVLHVVRDGLEALDFLYRRGAHADAPQPDLILLDLNLPKYDGRQVLEQIKSDPDLHHIPVVVLTTSSAEEDILRSYKLHANAYVTKPVDLDQFIRAIRQIDDFFVTVVKLPKR